From a region of the Solanum stenotomum isolate F172 chromosome 2, ASM1918654v1, whole genome shotgun sequence genome:
- the LOC125857182 gene encoding uncharacterized protein LOC125857182 — protein sequence MPPTPLRSGEDVLKEIEELGLKKVTELGADIINRQISKFSGWKKRSIFWDLPYWSTNLIRHNLDVMHIEKNFFENVFNTVLEVDGKTKDNPKSKEDLKEFCRRPELHAVDGKYPKVIYTLKEESKKLLCEWVKNLKFPDGYVSNMGRCVNMKKHKLFGMKSHDCHLFMQRLVLVAFRELLPKKVWEALIEMSLFFRDITSTVIREEDMVRLQQKILEILCKLERVFPPSFFDSMEHLPVHLAYEAMIAGPVQYRWMYPFERNLQKYKYNVRNKAHVEGCICNAHIVEEASSFCSHYFEPHVYTRHRKVPQNDDGGMDEQDGYDDNLSIFTYPGRGFGELNRRYLTEEELKAAHIYILLNCREVQPYVEKFIDSLHQMFPQITEQEVDRKLDEEFASWFTRYARVHIDNQFIKALAEGPCRSAKPYTGYNINGFKFHTKGRSLSRASNNSGVCIKGTNYSADENDYYGVLTEILELEYKGSTPIKRTVLFKCEWFDPTPNVGMKIHPQYKLVDINHRRKLRKYEPFVLAMQATQVYYATYPSLRRDKSDWWAVCKTKARCIVDMPPSSLVSPLVDVAEPFQCDEDGLRFDVVSDSETIVQNDPNGEFINLRDEDDNLDDETEFHDELE from the exons ATGCCGCCTACCCCATTACGATCAGGAGAAGATgtcttaaaagagatagaagAACTAGGACTTAAAAAGGTAACAGAACTTGGGGCTGATATTATTAATCGTCAGATTAGTAAGTTTTCTGGTTGGAAGAAGAGAAGCATATTCTGGGATTTGCCATATTGGAGTACCAATCTCATTCGGCATAATCTAGATGTAATGCACATTGAGAAGAACTTCTTTGAGAATGTGTTCAACACAGTGCTGGAGGTAGATGGTAAAACAAAAGATAATCCCAAATCAAAAGAAGACTTGAAAGAGTTCTGTCGACGCCCTGAATTACATGCTGTTGATGGGAAGTATCCGAAAGTTATTTACACATTGAAAGAAGAGTCAAAAAAATTGTTGTGTGAATGGgtgaaaaatctaaaatttccTGATGGATATGTCTCGAATATGGGAAGGTGTGTGAACATGAAAAAACACAAGTTATTCGGTATGAAAAGTCACGATTGTCATTTATTTATGCAAAGATTGGTACTTGTTGCATTCCGTGAGCTATTACCCAAAAAAGTGTGGGAAGCACTTATTGAGATGAGCCTTTTCTTTAGGGATATCACTTCTACAGTAATTCGTGAAGAGGATATGGTAAGACTACAACAAAAAATACTTGAAATACTTTGTAAATTAGAGCGTGTATTCCCTCCTAGCTTCTTTGACTCAATGGAGCATCTCCCTGTGCATCTCGCTTACGAAGCAATGATAGCTGGTCCGGTACAATATCgatggatgtatccatttgagAG AAATctccaaaaatataaatataatgttcGAAATAAGGCACATGTCGAAGGATGCATATGCAACGCACATATAGTTGAGGAAGCTTCATCATTTTGTTCACACTACTTCGAGCCTCATGTTTACACAAGGCATAGAAAAGTGCCACAGAATGACGATGGTGGTATGGATGAACAAGATGGATACGATGATAATCTTTCTATATTCACCTATCCAGGTCGGGGATTTGGGGAACTAAATCGTAGATATCTTACTGAAGAAGAACTTAAAGCAgctcatatttatattttactaaattgtAGAGAAGTGCAGCCATATGTGGA GAAATTTATTGACTCTCTTCATCAAATGTTTCCACAAATTACGGAGCAGGAAGTGGACAGAAAGCTTGATGAAGAATTTGCATCATGGTTCACAAGATAT gcCCGAGTCCACATAGATAATCAGTTCATCAAGGCGCTTGCAGAAGGTCCATGTCGATCAGCGAAGCCATACACTGGTTATAATATCAACGGCTTTAAATTTCACACTAAAGGACGCAGTTTGTCTAGAGCATCTAATAACAGTGGAGTTTGCATAAAAGGAACAAATTATAGTGCAGATGAGAATGACTACTATGGTGTGCTTACTGAAATTCTTGAATTGGAGTACAAGGGCAGTACACCAATCAAAAGAACTgttttatttaaatgtgaatGGTTTGACCCCACACCAAACGTAGGAATGAAGATTCACCCacaatataaacttgtggataTCAATCATAGAAGAAAATTGAGGAAGTACGAACCATTTGTTTTGGCAATGCAAGCGACTCAAGTGTATTATGCTACTTATCCTAGCTTACGACGTGATAAGAGTGATTGGTGGGCTGTGTGCAAAACAAAAGCTCGGTGTATTGTGGATATGCCTCCATCATCTTTAGTGTCCCCTCTAGTAGATGTTGCTGAGCCTTTCCAATGTGATGAAGATGGTTTAAGATTTGATGTAGTGTCCGATAGTGAAACTATTGTCCAGAATGATCCAAATGGCGAATTCATAAACTTGAGAGATGAGGATGATAATTTAGATGATGAGACAGAGTTTCATGATGAATTAGAATAA